Proteins encoded by one window of Anoplopoma fimbria isolate UVic2021 breed Golden Eagle Sablefish chromosome 23, Afim_UVic_2022, whole genome shotgun sequence:
- the usp18 gene encoding ubl carboxyl-terminal hydrolase 18 isoform X1, with amino-acid sequence MSEMIYRVFSFNYFIRDRYLDMRGLSNYRLSCCVNTLLQTFSATWELGDLLDKWETAGVRADGRNIPLHLKRVLMAMRSNHAQPAPHRDFLHSLDRNSFRLLTQHDADEVFLAILNLLQQQMDDKPLALEIQNLYKISMETHLQCLECASVQTLTSYMLSLPLHVKEDHDSLEGCMTSFFGYQELRGINCCFCAKCGQKTPSKKGVKLLSLPHILCVHLKRFRNCGGYTRKLDCRVTFPEIFDFSETVKEAFPSDFAQNDCKYTLHAVVVHSGTATFGHYTAYVCDRVNQRWFYADDSHVEPVSWQDVQSAYGGHGRHTAYMLMYRRGSKEEGQQPELSG; translated from the exons ATGTCTGAAATGATCTACCGTGTATTCTcttttaactattttataaGGGACCGATACTTAG ATATGAGAGGCCTCAGCAACTACCGTCTGTCCTGCTGTGTGAACACTTTACTCCAGACTTTCTCTGCTACCTGGGAATTAGGAGACCTACTGGACAA GTGGGAAACAGCCGGTGTGAGAGCAGACGGTCGTAACATCCCCCTGCACCTAAAGAGAGTCCTCATGGCCATGAGGAGCAACCACGCTCAGCCGGCTCCTCATCGAGACTTCCTCCACTCTCTGGACAGGAACAGCTTTAGAc TTCTTACGCAGCATGATGCCGATGAGGTGTTCCTCGCTATCTTGAACttactgcagcagcagatgGATGACAAACCTCTG GCTCTTGAAATCCAGAATCTGTACAAGATTTCTATGGAGACGCACCTGCAGTGTTTAGAGTGTGCCTCTGTCCAGACTCTGACCAGCTACATGCTCAGCCTGCCGCTGCACGTAAAGGAAGATCACGATTCCCTG GAAGGCTGCATGACCTCCTTCTTTGGGTATCAGGAGCTAAGGGGCATAAATTGCTGCTTTTGTGCAAAATGTGGACAGAAGACTCCATCGAAAAAG gGTGTCAAACTGCTCTCCTTGCCTCATATCTTGTGCGTGCACCTGAAAAGGTTTCGGAATTGCGGTGGCTACACCCGAAAACTTGATTGCAGGGTTACCTTTCCAGAAATCTTTGACTTCTCTGAGACCGTCAAAGAAGCGTTCCCGTCAGACTTTGCTCAG AATGACTGCAAGTACACATTGCATGCAGTAGTAGTGCACTCTGGAACTGCAACGTTTGGGCACTATACTGCCTACGTTTGTGACAGGGTGAACCAGCGCTGGTTCTATGCAGATGACAGTCACGTTGAACCG GTTTCCTGGCAAGATGTGCAGAGCGCATATGGAGGACATGGCAG
- the usp18 gene encoding ubl carboxyl-terminal hydrolase 18 isoform X2: MRGLSNYRLSCCVNTLLQTFSATWELGDLLDKWETAGVRADGRNIPLHLKRVLMAMRSNHAQPAPHRDFLHSLDRNSFRLLTQHDADEVFLAILNLLQQQMDDKPLALEIQNLYKISMETHLQCLECASVQTLTSYMLSLPLHVKEDHDSLEGCMTSFFGYQELRGINCCFCAKCGQKTPSKKGVKLLSLPHILCVHLKRFRNCGGYTRKLDCRVTFPEIFDFSETVKEAFPSDFAQNDCKYTLHAVVVHSGTATFGHYTAYVCDRVNQRWFYADDSHVEPVSWQDVQSAYGGHGRHTAYMLMYRRGSKEEGQQPELSG; encoded by the exons ATGAGAGGCCTCAGCAACTACCGTCTGTCCTGCTGTGTGAACACTTTACTCCAGACTTTCTCTGCTACCTGGGAATTAGGAGACCTACTGGACAA GTGGGAAACAGCCGGTGTGAGAGCAGACGGTCGTAACATCCCCCTGCACCTAAAGAGAGTCCTCATGGCCATGAGGAGCAACCACGCTCAGCCGGCTCCTCATCGAGACTTCCTCCACTCTCTGGACAGGAACAGCTTTAGAc TTCTTACGCAGCATGATGCCGATGAGGTGTTCCTCGCTATCTTGAACttactgcagcagcagatgGATGACAAACCTCTG GCTCTTGAAATCCAGAATCTGTACAAGATTTCTATGGAGACGCACCTGCAGTGTTTAGAGTGTGCCTCTGTCCAGACTCTGACCAGCTACATGCTCAGCCTGCCGCTGCACGTAAAGGAAGATCACGATTCCCTG GAAGGCTGCATGACCTCCTTCTTTGGGTATCAGGAGCTAAGGGGCATAAATTGCTGCTTTTGTGCAAAATGTGGACAGAAGACTCCATCGAAAAAG gGTGTCAAACTGCTCTCCTTGCCTCATATCTTGTGCGTGCACCTGAAAAGGTTTCGGAATTGCGGTGGCTACACCCGAAAACTTGATTGCAGGGTTACCTTTCCAGAAATCTTTGACTTCTCTGAGACCGTCAAAGAAGCGTTCCCGTCAGACTTTGCTCAG AATGACTGCAAGTACACATTGCATGCAGTAGTAGTGCACTCTGGAACTGCAACGTTTGGGCACTATACTGCCTACGTTTGTGACAGGGTGAACCAGCGCTGGTTCTATGCAGATGACAGTCACGTTGAACCG GTTTCCTGGCAAGATGTGCAGAGCGCATATGGAGGACATGGCAG